The following are encoded in a window of Kitasatospora fiedleri genomic DNA:
- a CDS encoding aldehyde dehydrogenase family protein, giving the protein MSLIAELAQQYIDGQWREGTGSWDIVDLDPFSGEKLASFTVATAEEIDQAYRAAERAQPAWAATSPYQRRLVFERALRVVEEREAEILRVMTVELGGTLMKSGFELALVKDMIREAGALALRAEGRILPSPMPDKENRLYRLPVGVVGVISPFNAPVFLSLKAVAPALALGNAVVLKPHQDAPVAGGTLIAKIFEEAGLPAGLLNVVLTDIAEIGDAFIEHPVPKVIAFTGSDGVGRHVATVAASHLKRVVLELGGNSALVVLDDADVDYAVGAAVASRFVHQGQICMAANRILVDRAVFDEFSAKFTAKVASLVVGDPGDPATQLGPLINSAQAEAITAEVERAVAAGARPLLHGTTVGTLVRPTVLTDIPADDPILRREVFGPVALLIPFDGEDEAVRIANDTPFGLSGAVHTANVERGVRFAQRIDTGMIHVNDGTIADEPIVPFGGEKNSGVGRLGGDSSLDAFTTVKWISIQHGRSRFPF; this is encoded by the coding sequence ATGTCCTTGATCGCGGAACTCGCCCAGCAGTACATCGACGGTCAGTGGCGGGAGGGGACCGGCTCCTGGGACATCGTGGACCTCGACCCCTTCAGCGGGGAGAAGCTCGCCTCCTTCACCGTCGCCACCGCCGAGGAGATCGACCAGGCCTACCGCGCCGCCGAGCGCGCCCAGCCCGCCTGGGCCGCCACCAGCCCCTACCAGCGGCGCCTGGTCTTCGAACGCGCCCTGCGGGTGGTCGAGGAGCGCGAGGCGGAGATCCTCCGGGTGATGACCGTCGAACTCGGCGGCACCCTGATGAAGTCCGGCTTCGAACTCGCCCTGGTCAAGGACATGATCCGGGAGGCCGGCGCGCTGGCGCTGCGGGCCGAGGGCCGCATCCTGCCCTCGCCGATGCCGGACAAGGAGAACCGGCTCTACCGGCTCCCGGTCGGCGTGGTCGGCGTGATCAGCCCGTTCAACGCCCCGGTCTTCCTCTCGCTGAAGGCCGTCGCCCCGGCGCTCGCCCTCGGCAACGCGGTCGTCCTCAAGCCGCACCAGGACGCCCCGGTGGCCGGCGGCACCCTGATCGCGAAGATCTTCGAGGAGGCCGGGCTGCCGGCCGGCCTGCTGAACGTCGTCCTCACCGACATCGCCGAGATCGGCGACGCGTTCATCGAGCACCCGGTGCCCAAGGTCATCGCCTTCACCGGCTCCGACGGGGTCGGCCGGCACGTGGCCACCGTCGCCGCGAGCCACCTCAAGCGGGTCGTCCTCGAACTCGGCGGCAACAGCGCGCTGGTGGTCCTCGACGACGCCGACGTCGACTACGCGGTGGGCGCCGCCGTCGCCAGCCGCTTCGTCCACCAGGGCCAGATCTGCATGGCCGCCAACCGCATCCTGGTCGACCGCGCGGTGTTCGACGAGTTCAGCGCGAAGTTCACCGCCAAGGTGGCCTCGCTGGTGGTCGGCGACCCCGGCGACCCCGCCACCCAGCTCGGCCCGCTGATCAACTCCGCCCAGGCCGAGGCGATCACCGCCGAGGTCGAGCGCGCGGTGGCGGCCGGCGCCCGCCCCCTGCTGCACGGCACCACCGTCGGCACCCTGGTCCGGCCCACCGTCCTCACCGACATCCCGGCGGACGACCCGATCCTGCGCCGCGAGGTGTTCGGCCCGGTCGCGCTGCTGATCCCCTTCGACGGCGAGGACGAGGCGGTCCGGATCGCCAACGACACCCCGTTCGGCCTGTCCGGCGCGGTGCACACCGCGAACGTCGAGCGCGGCGTGCGGTTCGCCCAGCGGATCGACACCGGCATGATCCACGTCAACGACGGCACGATCGCGGACGAGCCGATCGTGCCGTTCGGCGGCGAGAAGAACTCCGGGGTCGGCCGGCTCGGCGGCGACAGCAGCCTGGACGCGTTCACCACCGTCAAGTGGATCTCGATCCAGCACGGGCGCTCGCGCTTCCCGTTCTGA
- a CDS encoding bifunctional metallophosphatase/5'-nucleotidase, with amino-acid sequence MSLNRRDFVTRSAATAAGAALVGGLSAAAATPAAAADHDRDESHGRGPVPFKGAFTVMGTTDLHGHVLNWEYFTDSEYDDAAHNDVGLAKISTLVEQVRKEKGRGRTLLIDAGDTIQGTQLSYYYARIEPITGKRPPRHPMAAAMNAMGYDAAALGNHEFNYGIPLLRAYQRQLDFPLLGANAVNVKDEKPAFPPYVIRELHLGHGRPVRVGILGLTNPGIAIWDKANVQGQLAFPGIPEIAAKWVPKVRAAGADVVVITAHTGVDGSSSWGDQLPYAENAGARIAADVPGVDAILVGHAHKEVPQRIVVNTATGKNVVLSEPALWGERLTCFDFEVEYARGRWTVTGVSARLLNSNTVAEDPKIVKLVKDQHRKVVAYVNQVIGTCKETLSIAESRFKDTPIIDLIGRVQADTVRDALAGGPYAALPVLAQAAPFNRTAVIPAGQVKLRDAAGLYIYENTLEARVLTGAQLKDYLEYSAKYYAQVAPGAPIDRDALTNQADNTPDYNYDSIYGLSYDIDIAQPVGSRITNLSHQGAPVDPAAEFVLAVNNYRASGGGNFPHVAAARQVWADSDEIRNTMITWVKARGVIDPADFSGGANGGWRLVRAGVPVF; translated from the coding sequence ATGTCCCTCAACCGCCGTGACTTCGTCACCCGCTCCGCCGCCACCGCGGCCGGCGCCGCCCTGGTCGGCGGCCTGTCCGCCGCCGCGGCCACCCCCGCCGCCGCCGCGGACCACGACCGGGACGAGTCCCACGGCAGGGGCCCCGTCCCGTTCAAGGGCGCCTTCACCGTGATGGGCACCACCGACCTGCACGGCCACGTCCTCAACTGGGAGTACTTCACCGACTCCGAGTACGACGACGCCGCGCACAACGACGTCGGCCTGGCCAAGATCTCCACCCTGGTCGAGCAGGTCCGCAAGGAGAAGGGCCGCGGCCGCACCCTGCTGATCGACGCCGGCGACACCATCCAGGGCACCCAACTCTCGTACTACTACGCCCGGATCGAGCCGATCACCGGCAAGCGCCCCCCGCGCCACCCGATGGCCGCCGCCATGAACGCCATGGGCTACGACGCCGCCGCGCTCGGCAACCACGAGTTCAACTACGGCATCCCGCTGCTGCGCGCCTACCAGCGGCAGCTGGACTTCCCGCTGCTCGGCGCCAACGCGGTCAACGTCAAGGACGAGAAGCCGGCCTTCCCGCCGTACGTCATCCGCGAGCTGCACCTCGGCCACGGCCGCCCGGTCCGGGTCGGCATCCTCGGCCTGACCAACCCCGGCATCGCCATCTGGGACAAGGCCAACGTGCAGGGCCAGCTGGCCTTCCCGGGCATCCCCGAGATCGCCGCCAAGTGGGTCCCCAAGGTCCGCGCGGCCGGCGCCGACGTGGTCGTGATCACCGCGCACACCGGCGTGGACGGCTCCTCCTCCTGGGGCGACCAGCTGCCGTACGCGGAGAACGCGGGCGCCCGGATCGCCGCGGACGTGCCCGGCGTCGACGCGATCCTGGTCGGCCACGCCCACAAGGAGGTCCCGCAGCGGATCGTGGTCAACACCGCGACCGGCAAGAACGTCGTCCTGTCCGAGCCCGCGCTCTGGGGCGAGCGGCTGACCTGCTTCGACTTCGAGGTCGAGTACGCCCGCGGCCGGTGGACCGTCACCGGCGTCAGCGCGCGGCTGCTGAACTCCAACACCGTCGCCGAGGACCCGAAGATCGTCAAGCTGGTCAAGGACCAGCACCGGAAGGTCGTCGCGTACGTCAACCAGGTCATCGGCACCTGCAAGGAGACCCTCTCCATCGCCGAGTCCCGCTTCAAGGACACCCCGATCATCGACCTGATCGGGCGGGTCCAGGCCGACACGGTGCGCGACGCGCTGGCCGGCGGCCCGTACGCGGCCCTGCCGGTGCTCGCCCAGGCCGCGCCGTTCAACCGCACCGCGGTCATCCCGGCCGGCCAGGTCAAGCTGCGCGACGCGGCCGGCCTGTACATCTACGAGAACACCCTGGAGGCCCGCGTCCTGACCGGCGCCCAGCTCAAGGACTACCTGGAGTACTCCGCCAAGTACTACGCCCAGGTCGCCCCCGGGGCCCCGATCGACCGGGACGCGCTGACCAACCAGGCCGACAACACCCCCGACTACAACTACGACTCGATCTACGGCCTGTCCTACGACATCGACATCGCGCAGCCGGTCGGCAGCCGCATCACCAACCTGTCGCACCAGGGCGCGCCGGTCGACCCGGCGGCGGAGTTCGTCCTCGCCGTCAACAACTACCGCGCCAGCGGCGGCGGCAACTTCCCGCACGTCGCGGCCGCCCGGCAGGTGTGGGCCGACTCCGACGAGATCCGCAACACGATGATCACCTGGGTGAAGGCCAGGGGCGTCATCGACCCGGCCGACTTCTCCGGCGGCGCCAACGGCGGCTGGCGCCTGGTCCGGGCCGGCGTCCCGGTCTTCTAG
- a CDS encoding glutamate synthase subunit beta produces the protein MADPKGFLTTPKQLAERRPVDVRLRDWNEVYVERSLLPIITKQAGRCMDCGIPFCHSGCPLGNLIPEWNDLAYRDDWSGAIERLHATNNFPEFTGRLCPAPCESACVLGINQDPVTIKNVEVTIIDKAWDRGGVTPQVPERLSGKTVAVVGSGPAGLAAAQQLTRAGHTVVVYERADRIGGLLRYGIPEFKMEKRHINRRIEQMRAEGTRFRTGVEAGVDISGQDLRSRFDAVVIAAGATTARDLPVPGRELNGVHQAMEYLPLANKVQEGDYVDSPISAKGKHVVVIGGGDTGADCVGTAHRQGAASVTQLEIMPRPSDARPAHQPWPTMPMTYKVTSAHEEGGERVYSVSTSHFVGDEDGNVQELHLVEVEFKDGKFETVPGSEKVIPAQLVTLAMGFTGTDVKNGLVEQLGVDLDARGNVARDGKFGTNVDGVYVCGDAGRGQSLIVWAIAEGRSAAAAVDAYLGGKTALPAPIKPTDRPLVV, from the coding sequence ATGGCTGACCCCAAGGGCTTCCTGACCACGCCCAAGCAGTTGGCGGAGCGCCGTCCGGTGGACGTCCGGCTCCGCGACTGGAACGAGGTCTACGTCGAGCGCAGCCTCCTTCCGATCATCACCAAGCAGGCCGGCCGCTGCATGGACTGCGGCATCCCGTTCTGCCACAGCGGCTGCCCGCTCGGGAACCTGATCCCCGAGTGGAACGACCTCGCCTACCGGGACGACTGGTCCGGCGCGATCGAGCGGCTGCACGCCACCAACAACTTCCCGGAGTTCACCGGCCGCCTGTGCCCGGCTCCGTGCGAGTCGGCGTGCGTGCTGGGCATCAACCAGGACCCGGTGACCATCAAGAACGTCGAGGTCACCATCATCGACAAGGCCTGGGACCGCGGCGGGGTCACCCCGCAGGTCCCGGAGCGGCTGTCCGGCAAGACCGTCGCCGTGGTGGGCTCCGGCCCGGCCGGCCTGGCCGCCGCCCAGCAGCTCACCCGGGCCGGCCACACCGTGGTGGTGTACGAGCGCGCCGACCGGATCGGCGGCCTGCTGCGCTACGGCATCCCCGAGTTCAAGATGGAGAAGCGCCACATCAACCGCCGCATCGAGCAGATGCGCGCGGAGGGCACCCGCTTCCGCACCGGCGTCGAGGCCGGCGTCGACATCAGCGGCCAGGACCTGCGCTCGCGCTTCGACGCGGTGGTCATCGCGGCCGGCGCCACCACCGCCCGCGACCTGCCCGTCCCCGGCCGGGAGCTGAACGGCGTCCACCAGGCGATGGAGTACCTGCCGCTGGCCAACAAGGTCCAGGAGGGCGACTACGTCGACTCCCCGATCTCGGCCAAGGGCAAGCACGTGGTCGTCATCGGCGGCGGCGACACCGGCGCGGACTGCGTCGGCACCGCGCACCGCCAGGGCGCGGCCTCGGTCACCCAGCTGGAGATCATGCCGCGGCCGTCGGACGCCCGGCCGGCCCACCAGCCGTGGCCGACCATGCCGATGACCTACAAGGTCACCTCGGCCCACGAGGAGGGCGGCGAGCGGGTCTACTCGGTCTCCACCTCGCACTTCGTCGGCGACGAGGACGGCAACGTCCAGGAACTCCACCTGGTCGAGGTCGAGTTCAAGGACGGGAAGTTCGAGACCGTCCCCGGCAGCGAGAAGGTCATCCCGGCCCAGCTGGTCACCCTGGCGATGGGCTTCACCGGCACCGACGTCAAGAACGGCCTGGTCGAGCAGCTCGGCGTCGACCTCGACGCCCGCGGCAACGTCGCCCGGGACGGCAAGTTCGGCACCAACGTCGACGGGGTGTACGTTTGCGGTGACGCCGGTCGCGGTCAGTCGCTGATCGTCTGGGCGATCGCGGAGGGCCGCTCGGCCGCCGCGGCGGTCGACGCGTACCTGGGCGGCAAGACCGCGCTCCCCGCCCCGATCAAGCCGACCGACCGTCCGCTGGTGGTCTGA
- a CDS encoding helix-turn-helix domain-containing protein, protein MTGLQTGSGATARRIQLGAQLRRLREARGVTREDAGYSIRASESKISRMELGRVGFKQRDVADLLTLYGVDDEESRASLLGLVGETNAPSWWHGYGDVVPGWFQTYLNLEDAANLVRSYEVQFVPGLLQTPEYVHAVMRAGSPTAPDEEIARRAAVRLRRQQRFLAPGATARLELIVDETALRRPCGGPEVMGGQLARLAELSRRETISLRVLPLGMGALAADSGAFTVLGFPEPDLADVVYVEQFTTALYLDKPVEVAEYTTALERVSAAALSEEETRSLLAEILQDA, encoded by the coding sequence ATGACGGGCCTGCAGACGGGCAGCGGTGCGACCGCGCGTCGCATCCAGTTGGGCGCCCAGCTGCGGCGCCTGCGCGAGGCCCGCGGCGTGACCCGGGAGGACGCCGGGTACTCGATCCGGGCCTCGGAGTCGAAGATCAGCCGGATGGAACTCGGCCGGGTCGGCTTCAAGCAGCGCGACGTGGCGGACCTGCTGACGCTCTACGGCGTCGACGACGAGGAGTCCCGGGCCTCGCTGCTCGGCCTGGTCGGCGAGACCAACGCCCCGTCCTGGTGGCACGGCTACGGGGACGTCGTCCCCGGCTGGTTCCAGACGTACCTCAACCTGGAGGACGCGGCGAACCTGGTGCGCAGCTACGAGGTGCAGTTCGTGCCCGGGCTGCTGCAGACCCCCGAGTACGTGCACGCGGTGATGCGGGCCGGCAGTCCGACCGCCCCCGACGAGGAGATCGCCCGCCGGGCCGCGGTCCGGCTGCGCCGGCAGCAGCGCTTCCTGGCCCCCGGGGCGACCGCCCGGCTGGAGCTGATCGTGGACGAGACGGCGCTGCGCCGCCCGTGCGGCGGCCCCGAGGTGATGGGCGGTCAGCTGGCCAGGCTGGCCGAGCTCTCCCGGCGCGAGACGATCAGCCTGCGGGTGCTGCCGCTGGGCATGGGCGCGCTGGCGGCGGACAGCGGGGCGTTCACGGTGCTGGGCTTCCCCGAGCCGGACTTGGCGGACGTGGTCTACGTCGAGCAGTTCACCACCGCGCTGTACCTGGACAAGCCGGTCGAGGTGGCCGAGTACACGACCGCGCTGGAGCGGGTGTCGGCGGCGGCGCTGTCCGAGGAGGAGACCCGGTCGCTTCTGGCGGAGATCCTCCAAGACGCCTGA
- a CDS encoding AAA family ATPase, translating into MLYGRGTERAAVDRLLAAADGGRAGALVLCGEPGIGKSALLDAAAERADGWRVLRAAGVESEARLPYALLSQLLAPVLDRLGGLPGPQRAALERTLGLAEGPPGDRLLVGLAVLTLLGDLAERGPVLALVDDLQWADPESAAALRLAARRLGAERLALLLATREGGPDPAGLPRLRVEPLAEPDAAALLAELAPELADPARVLAAARGNPLALRELPAAGASGALPPAGRLRLAYHGQVSRLPGPAQHWLLLAALEETGALEVLLRAAEHSGLSAADLAPAEAQGLLRVDLTAGRAAFRHPLLRSALVDRAPLADRLAAHRALAAAYGPGEPLRRAWHRALAATGRDADAAGELAAAADAAASRGGHTGASAAYERAARLSPDPAAARRWTVAAVEAALEAGEVERAERLAAAADQPDADPVTRAHLLFARAVAEFWRGEHRPAHRRLTEAAALVAAEHPGPAARVLVQALHVAWYDGLPEVRRTLAALTALRLPDGDPLAPVARYLDAALGEADGPALAEAERAARAAGAAVPVDLVLPCGAGLVPGHDAEVLDLSRRLVREARETGSFGTLPTLLFFLAEAELFDGRPGLAADHAAEALQLARDTGQPLWTGQLHGFLAYLAAARGESGPCREEAAAAFARGAAGTSWARWALGLLDLGAGRAEDAHGQLAALTGGAHGHQVSAVRAVPDLVEAAVRLRRDGACADPLARFERWAERADRPWARALVHRCHALLAPDRLAEGLYRQALAAHAEQPRPWEQARTELLYGEWLRRARRRAEARAPLRSAELAFRRLGAAPWAERARLELDATGAPAAASGPDRTVAGLTPQESQIVRLAAQGLSNRDIAAQLFLSARTVGHHLYKAYPKLGVGSRADLADVLSGS; encoded by the coding sequence ATGCTGTACGGACGGGGGACGGAACGGGCCGCGGTCGACCGGCTGCTCGCGGCGGCCGACGGGGGACGGGCCGGGGCACTGGTGCTGTGCGGGGAGCCGGGCATCGGCAAGAGCGCACTGCTGGACGCGGCGGCCGAGCGGGCCGACGGGTGGCGGGTGCTGCGGGCGGCCGGGGTGGAGAGCGAGGCCCGACTGCCGTACGCGCTGCTCAGCCAGCTGCTGGCACCCGTCCTGGACCGGCTCGGCGGCCTGCCCGGGCCGCAGCGGGCCGCGCTGGAACGCACCCTGGGGCTGGCCGAGGGCCCGCCCGGGGACCGGCTGCTGGTCGGCCTGGCGGTGCTCACCCTGCTCGGCGACCTCGCGGAGCGCGGGCCGGTGCTGGCCTTGGTGGACGACCTCCAGTGGGCCGACCCGGAGTCCGCGGCGGCGCTGCGGCTGGCGGCCCGCCGGCTCGGCGCCGAACGCCTGGCCCTGCTGCTGGCGACCCGGGAGGGCGGGCCGGACCCGGCCGGGCTGCCCCGCCTGCGGGTCGAACCGCTGGCCGAACCGGACGCCGCCGCCCTGCTGGCCGAGCTGGCCCCCGAACTCGCCGACCCGGCCCGGGTGCTGGCCGCCGCCCGGGGCAACCCGCTGGCGCTGCGCGAACTCCCGGCGGCCGGGGCCTCCGGCGCCCTGCCGCCCGCCGGGCGGCTCCGGCTCGCCTACCACGGCCAGGTCAGCCGGCTGCCCGGCCCCGCGCAGCACTGGCTGCTGCTGGCCGCACTGGAGGAGACCGGCGCGCTGGAGGTGCTGCTGCGGGCCGCGGAGCACAGCGGCCTGAGCGCCGCCGACCTGGCGCCCGCCGAGGCGCAGGGCCTGCTCCGGGTCGACCTGACGGCGGGCCGGGCGGCCTTCCGCCACCCGCTGCTGCGCTCCGCGCTGGTGGACCGGGCCCCGCTGGCCGACCGGCTGGCCGCGCACCGGGCGCTGGCCGCCGCGTACGGGCCCGGGGAGCCGCTGCGGCGGGCCTGGCACCGGGCGCTGGCCGCCACCGGCCGGGACGCCGACGCGGCCGGGGAGCTGGCGGCGGCGGCCGACGCGGCGGCCTCGCGCGGCGGGCACACCGGGGCCTCGGCGGCGTACGAGCGGGCCGCCCGGCTCAGCCCCGACCCGGCGGCGGCCCGCCGCTGGACGGTGGCGGCGGTGGAGGCCGCGCTGGAGGCGGGCGAGGTGGAGCGGGCCGAGCGGCTGGCCGCCGCCGCCGACCAGCCGGACGCCGACCCGGTGACCCGGGCGCACCTGCTGTTCGCCCGCGCGGTGGCCGAGTTCTGGCGCGGCGAGCACCGCCCCGCGCACCGGCGGCTGACCGAGGCCGCCGCCCTGGTCGCCGCCGAGCACCCCGGCCCGGCCGCCCGGGTGCTGGTCCAGGCCCTGCACGTGGCCTGGTACGACGGCCTCCCGGAGGTGCGGCGGACCCTGGCGGCGCTCACCGCGCTGCGGCTGCCCGACGGCGACCCGCTCGCCCCGGTGGCCCGCTACCTGGACGCCGCGCTGGGGGAGGCGGACGGCCCCGCGCTGGCGGAGGCGGAGCGGGCGGCCCGGGCGGCCGGCGCGGCCGTCCCGGTCGACCTGGTGCTGCCGTGCGGGGCCGGGCTGGTGCCGGGCCACGACGCCGAGGTGCTCGACCTGTCCCGCCGCCTGGTCCGCGAGGCCCGCGAGACGGGCTCCTTCGGGACGCTGCCCACCCTGCTGTTCTTCCTCGCCGAGGCCGAGCTCTTCGACGGCCGCCCCGGTCTGGCCGCCGACCACGCCGCCGAGGCGCTGCAACTCGCCCGGGACACCGGACAGCCGCTGTGGACCGGCCAGTTGCACGGCTTCCTGGCCTACCTGGCCGCCGCCCGCGGCGAGAGCGGCCCGTGCCGGGAGGAGGCCGCCGCGGCCTTCGCCCGGGGCGCCGCGGGCACCTCCTGGGCCCGCTGGGCGCTGGGCCTGCTCGACCTGGGCGCCGGCCGGGCCGAGGACGCCCACGGGCAGCTGGCCGCGCTCACCGGCGGCGCGCACGGCCACCAGGTGAGCGCGGTCCGCGCGGTGCCCGACCTGGTCGAGGCCGCGGTGCGGCTGCGCCGGGACGGGGCGTGCGCCGACCCGCTGGCCCGGTTCGAACGCTGGGCGGAGCGCGCCGACCGGCCGTGGGCCCGCGCTCTGGTGCACCGCTGTCACGCGCTGCTGGCCCCCGACCGGCTCGCCGAGGGCCTCTACCGGCAGGCGCTGGCCGCGCACGCCGAGCAGCCCCGCCCCTGGGAGCAGGCCCGCACCGAGCTGCTGTACGGCGAGTGGCTGCGCCGGGCCCGGCGCCGGGCGGAGGCCCGGGCGCCGCTGCGCTCCGCCGAGCTGGCCTTCCGGCGGCTGGGCGCCGCGCCCTGGGCGGAGCGGGCCCGGCTGGAGCTGGACGCCACCGGTGCGCCCGCCGCCGCGTCCGGCCCGGACCGGACGGTGGCCGGGCTGACCCCGCAGGAGTCGCAGATCGTCCGGCTGGCCGCGCAGGGCCTGTCCAACCGGGACATCGCCGCCCAGCTGTTCCTGAGCGCCCGCACCGTCGGGCACCACCTGTACAAGGCGTACCCGAAGCTCGGGGTGGGCTCCCGGGCCGACCTGGCGGACGTGCTGTCCGGGTCGTGA
- a CDS encoding nuclear transport factor 2 family protein yields the protein MDLQHLAERYLAAWNETDPAARRKLVEETWAPGGTYTDPLVETRGHEQFDAALAAVQAQFAGLVFRLGPVDAHHDVARFTWELAADGTAEALVVGFDVLTAAADGRIATVVGFLDKVPSA from the coding sequence ATGGACCTGCAGCACCTCGCCGAGCGCTACCTCGCCGCCTGGAACGAGACCGACCCGGCCGCCCGCCGCAAGCTGGTCGAGGAGACCTGGGCGCCCGGGGGCACGTACACCGACCCGCTGGTGGAGACCCGCGGCCACGAGCAGTTCGACGCCGCCCTGGCCGCCGTCCAGGCCCAGTTCGCCGGGCTGGTCTTCCGCCTCGGCCCGGTCGACGCGCACCACGACGTCGCCCGCTTCACCTGGGAGCTGGCCGCGGACGGGACCGCGGAGGCCCTGGTGGTCGGCTTCGACGTGCTCACCGCCGCCGCGGACGGCCGGATCGCCACGGTGGTCGGCTTCCTGGACAAGGTCCCGTCGGCCTGA